A region from the Vicinamibacterales bacterium genome encodes:
- a CDS encoding AAA family ATPase yields the protein MTGIADWLKQAGLEKYAPLFAEHEITLEVLPHLTESDIDRLALPTGPRRRLMVAIQALTATLQTIPGSADARPDTPAASPGAERRQLTVMFCDLVGSTSLAERMDAEELRELMQTYRQACGDVAHRYDGHVAQYLGDGLMIYFGWPRAHEDDPERGVRAALEMVQAVRDIPAAQPLAVRIGLATGPVVVGDASRGNHTEATLAVGETPNLAARLQGLAASHEVVIAPATRRLIGDAFALTDLGARPLKGIAEPVPAWRVDAVHRTKGRFEAAHGGMQLTPLVGRDEEITLLRRRWQQARDGDGQVVLIGGEPGIGKSRLTQALRDGIAEPHAVLRYQCSPYHLNSALYPFIEQFEFLAGFSRDDTPDQKLDKMEAALVGSAAQVAGAAPLVAAVLSLPTDRYPSLKLSPQKQKEKTLEALAGQVEARARQCPVLMLFEDVHWVDPSSQELLDVLLPKLQELPVLLVSTHRPEHSPPWAGHRGVTSLTLNRLGRLQVAQLVDTVTAGRPLPPEVLAEILSHTDGVPLFVEELTKSVIESGLLREAGDQYTLQAPLGTLAIPTSLRDSLAARLDRLAPVKEIAQIGACIGREFPYELLAHVSTLSGEHLAAGLDRLVDAGLVTRRGDPPNASYTFKHALMQDAAYDSLLKSRRNHLHAMLAHVIKTEFADRVSHEPEWLAHHYTQAGDLAAAIPLWRRAGELAIARVALPEAIAHFQKGLGLIDQLPPSAERDRLELTIREQLNAAWAGLRGWAAAEIHANTAAILRLAESQGNTQSLLLGLWWIWTNTITQGRIEESLPWAQRLLAETRESGEVRIFGQAAAAITHFLLGQLVEANEHAERGLAAYDPRHADRWIQLTGHDLRTFIEVYACQWIWMLGYPDRAIRMAGQSQAQAQSVGHAFNLVWALTFGAYTFAYRREPERLLERLTEVDRLAREQGLAFIYQVSAPQAEGLAQLQNGRPQDAIALLRAGIESWTRVGGHVRTPYLKSALAQALALQGDMDAALNLIDECIAQIERPAWQERVWLAEILRLKGWMLMRQGRDDEAETQLRAAIECARRQQARSWELRSTTTLAELFAHRGRRDDARELLAPVYNWFTEGFDTKDLIDAKALLDDLSA from the coding sequence GTGACTGGCATCGCGGACTGGCTGAAGCAGGCGGGCCTCGAGAAATACGCCCCGCTCTTCGCCGAACACGAGATCACGCTCGAGGTCCTGCCGCATCTGACCGAATCGGACATCGACCGGCTCGCTCTTCCCACCGGTCCGCGACGCCGGCTGATGGTGGCGATCCAGGCGCTGACGGCGACGCTTCAGACGATCCCCGGATCCGCTGACGCCCGGCCCGACACCCCCGCCGCCTCCCCGGGTGCCGAGCGCCGCCAGCTCACCGTGATGTTCTGCGACCTGGTCGGCTCCACGTCCCTGGCCGAGCGCATGGACGCCGAGGAATTGCGCGAGCTGATGCAGACCTATCGCCAGGCCTGCGGCGACGTGGCCCACCGCTATGACGGGCACGTCGCTCAGTACCTGGGCGACGGGCTGATGATCTATTTCGGCTGGCCCCGCGCGCACGAGGACGACCCCGAGCGCGGCGTGCGCGCCGCCCTGGAAATGGTGCAGGCCGTCCGCGACATTCCCGCGGCGCAGCCGCTCGCGGTTCGGATCGGCCTGGCCACCGGGCCCGTCGTGGTGGGCGACGCGTCGCGCGGGAACCACACCGAGGCGACGCTGGCGGTCGGAGAAACCCCCAACCTGGCGGCGCGCCTCCAGGGCCTGGCGGCCTCTCACGAGGTGGTGATCGCGCCCGCCACGCGACGCCTGATCGGTGACGCCTTCGCACTCACGGATTTGGGCGCGCGACCACTCAAGGGGATCGCGGAGCCCGTGCCGGCGTGGCGCGTGGACGCGGTGCACCGCACGAAGGGGCGCTTCGAGGCGGCGCACGGCGGGATGCAACTGACGCCGCTGGTCGGCCGCGACGAAGAGATCACGCTGCTGCGGCGCCGCTGGCAGCAGGCCCGCGACGGCGACGGACAGGTCGTCTTGATCGGCGGCGAGCCCGGCATCGGCAAGTCGCGTCTGACCCAGGCGCTGCGCGACGGCATTGCCGAGCCTCACGCGGTGCTCCGCTACCAGTGCTCGCCCTATCACCTCAACTCCGCGCTCTACCCCTTCATCGAGCAGTTCGAGTTCCTGGCGGGGTTTTCCCGCGATGACACTCCCGATCAGAAACTGGACAAGATGGAAGCCGCGCTCGTGGGCAGCGCGGCGCAGGTTGCCGGCGCGGCGCCGCTGGTCGCGGCCGTGCTCTCACTGCCCACCGACCGCTATCCGTCGCTGAAGCTCTCGCCGCAGAAACAAAAAGAGAAGACGCTCGAGGCGCTGGCCGGCCAGGTCGAGGCGCGAGCCCGCCAATGCCCGGTGCTGATGCTGTTCGAAGATGTGCATTGGGTGGACCCCAGCAGCCAGGAGTTGCTCGATGTGCTGCTGCCGAAGCTGCAGGAACTCCCTGTACTGTTGGTGTCCACTCACCGGCCTGAGCATTCGCCGCCATGGGCGGGCCACCGCGGCGTGACCAGCCTCACGCTCAACCGCCTCGGGCGCCTCCAAGTCGCGCAGTTGGTGGACACGGTGACGGCCGGCCGGCCGCTGCCGCCGGAAGTGCTCGCCGAGATCCTGTCCCATACCGACGGGGTGCCGCTGTTCGTCGAAGAGTTGACCAAGTCGGTGATCGAATCGGGACTGCTCCGCGAAGCCGGCGACCAGTACACGCTGCAGGCTCCGCTCGGCACGCTGGCCATCCCGACCTCCCTGCGCGATTCGCTGGCGGCACGACTGGACCGCCTCGCCCCGGTCAAGGAGATCGCGCAAATCGGGGCGTGCATCGGGCGCGAGTTCCCGTACGAACTGCTCGCCCACGTTTCGACGCTGAGCGGCGAGCATCTCGCGGCCGGCCTCGACCGGCTCGTTGACGCCGGGCTGGTCACCCGCCGTGGCGACCCGCCCAATGCCAGCTACACCTTCAAGCATGCCCTGATGCAGGACGCCGCCTACGACTCGCTGCTCAAGAGCCGGCGCAACCACCTGCACGCCATGCTGGCGCACGTGATCAAGACCGAGTTCGCGGATCGGGTGTCGCACGAGCCCGAGTGGCTGGCGCATCACTACACCCAGGCGGGCGATCTGGCCGCGGCCATCCCGCTCTGGCGCCGCGCCGGCGAGCTCGCCATCGCGCGCGTGGCCTTGCCGGAAGCGATTGCGCATTTCCAGAAAGGGCTGGGGCTGATCGATCAGCTGCCGCCCTCTGCCGAACGCGACCGGCTGGAGCTGACGATCCGTGAGCAGCTCAACGCGGCGTGGGCCGGACTGCGCGGCTGGGCCGCCGCCGAGATTCACGCCAATACAGCGGCAATCCTCCGCCTGGCCGAAAGCCAGGGCAATACGCAGAGCCTCCTGCTCGGCCTCTGGTGGATCTGGACCAACACCATCACGCAGGGCCGCATCGAGGAATCCCTGCCGTGGGCGCAGCGCCTGCTCGCGGAAACCCGCGAGTCCGGTGAAGTCCGGATCTTCGGACAGGCCGCCGCCGCCATCACGCATTTCCTCCTCGGTCAACTCGTGGAGGCCAACGAGCACGCCGAGCGCGGCCTCGCCGCCTACGATCCTCGGCACGCCGACCGCTGGATTCAACTCACCGGACACGACCTGCGAACCTTCATCGAGGTCTATGCGTGCCAGTGGATCTGGATGCTGGGCTACCCGGACCGGGCGATCCGGATGGCCGGCCAAAGCCAGGCGCAGGCGCAGTCCGTCGGGCATGCCTTCAACCTCGTGTGGGCACTGACCTTTGGCGCCTACACCTTCGCCTACCGGCGCGAGCCGGAACGCCTGCTCGAGCGGCTCACCGAGGTTGACCGCCTGGCGCGCGAGCAGGGCCTCGCCTTCATCTACCAGGTCTCGGCACCACAGGCCGAAGGCCTGGCACAGCTGCAGAACGGCCGGCCACAGGATGCCATCGCCTTGTTGCGCGCGGGGATCGAGAGCTGGACGCGCGTCGGCGGGCACGTCCGCACGCCCTACCTGAAGTCCGCGCTGGCGCAGGCGCTGGCTCTTCAGGGCGACATGGACGCGGCCCTGAACCTGATCGACGAATGCATCGCGCAGATCGAACGGCCCGCCTGGCAGGAACGCGTCTGGCTGGCGGAGATCCTGCGCCTCAAGGGATGGATGCTGATGCGCCAGGGCCGCGACGATGAAGCGGAGACGCAGTTGCGGGCGGCCATCGAGTGCGCGCGCCGGCAGCAGGCCAGGTCCTGGGAATTGCGCAGCACCACGACCCTGGCGGAGCTGTTCGCGCACCGCGGCCGTCGTGACGACGCGCGCGAACTGCTGGCGCCGGTCTACAACTGGTTCACCGAAGGTTTCGACACCAAGGACTTGATCGACGCCAAAGCGCTGCTGGACGATCTGTCCGCCTGA
- a CDS encoding TrpB-like pyridoxal phosphate-dependent enzyme: MSAQHQFLLHESQLPKAWYNITADMPVPPEPVLHPATMEPVTPDFLSVLLPMSLILQEVSAERYIDIPEPVREIYKLWRPTPLLRAVRLEQMLDTPAHIYYKYEGVSPVGSHKPNTAVPQAFYNKEAGTKAITTETGAGQWGAAMAMACSFFDLDLEVFMVKISHAQKPYRRIIMENFDAQVYASPSDRTHAGRAAREQDPDHPGSLGLAISEAMETAATSGGAKKYALGSVLGHVLMHQTVIGQEALLQMEMAGEYPDFVIGCAGGGSNFAGFAYPFLHQNLTAGKKSRIIAAEPSSCPSLTRGTYTFDWGDLAATAPIVKMHTLGHTFIPPGIHAGGLRYHGMAPSVSALVEHGDIEARAVKQLETFAAAVQFSKAEGIIPAPESAHAIRVAIDEALTCKRNGEKKVIAFNLSGHGHFDLMAYEAYHRGQLQDYEYPVEMVAEAMMHLPKVPSR; this comes from the coding sequence GTGAGCGCGCAGCACCAGTTTCTACTGCACGAGAGCCAGCTGCCGAAGGCCTGGTACAACATCACCGCCGACATGCCCGTGCCGCCCGAGCCGGTGCTGCACCCGGCCACCATGGAGCCGGTCACGCCGGACTTCTTGAGCGTGCTGCTGCCGATGAGCCTGATCCTGCAGGAGGTCAGCGCCGAGCGCTACATCGACATCCCCGAGCCGGTTCGCGAGATCTACAAGCTGTGGCGGCCCACCCCGCTGCTGCGTGCGGTGCGCCTGGAGCAGATGCTCGATACCCCGGCGCACATCTATTACAAGTACGAGGGCGTCTCGCCGGTGGGTTCGCACAAGCCCAACACCGCCGTGCCGCAGGCGTTCTACAACAAGGAAGCCGGCACCAAGGCGATCACGACCGAGACCGGCGCCGGACAGTGGGGCGCGGCCATGGCCATGGCGTGCAGCTTCTTCGACCTGGACCTGGAAGTGTTCATGGTGAAGATCAGCCATGCGCAGAAACCCTACCGCCGCATCATCATGGAGAACTTTGATGCGCAGGTCTATGCCAGCCCCAGCGACCGCACCCATGCCGGCCGCGCGGCGCGCGAGCAGGATCCCGATCACCCGGGCTCGCTCGGCCTGGCGATTTCGGAGGCCATGGAAACCGCCGCCACCAGCGGCGGCGCCAAGAAGTATGCGCTGGGCTCGGTGCTGGGCCACGTGCTCATGCACCAGACCGTGATCGGCCAGGAAGCCCTGCTGCAGATGGAGATGGCCGGCGAGTATCCCGACTTCGTCATTGGCTGCGCCGGCGGCGGTTCCAACTTCGCCGGCTTCGCCTACCCGTTCCTGCACCAGAACCTGACGGCGGGGAAGAAGAGCCGGATCATCGCCGCCGAGCCGTCATCGTGCCCGAGCCTGACGCGCGGCACCTACACCTTCGACTGGGGTGACCTGGCGGCCACGGCCCCCATCGTCAAGATGCACACGCTGGGCCATACCTTCATTCCGCCGGGCATCCATGCCGGCGGCCTGCGCTATCACGGCATGGCGCCCAGCGTCAGCGCGCTGGTGGAGCACGGCGACATCGAGGCGCGCGCCGTCAAGCAGCTGGAGACCTTCGCCGCCGCGGTGCAGTTCTCCAAGGCCGAGGGCATCATCCCTGCCCCCGAGAGCGCGCATGCCATCCGCGTTGCCATCGACGAAGCGCTCACCTGCAAGCGGAACGGCGAGAAGAAGGTGATCGCCTTCAACCTGTCCGGGCACGGGCACTTTGATCTGATGGCCTACGAGGCCTATCACCGCGGCCAGTTGCAGGACTACGAGTACCCGGTGGAGATGGTGGCGGAGGCGATGATGCACCTGCCGAAGGTGCCGTCGCGATGA